The Brachyspira aalborgi genome has a segment encoding these proteins:
- a CDS encoding YoaK family protein, which yields MINKLLKKNISKKSKSKKNILSFLKKKKEIHTLETIYIASMLSMVCGYVDAYTYITKDGIFAYAQTGNIIFLAMNLAKGKFYDAINCLFPILSFICGIWFAQFIKKITNEKHIIEWGYIILLINTIILFMVGMFSRSFPNALMVSSVSFISAVHMTTFNKVEGLSYVSTMCTGNLRSASEHLFDYLFRKNKNKKEEHIKSVKNGFIYLTIILSFTLGAYLGSLFTNKFGTKSVWIAAGVLMFVNSFMFFEEV from the coding sequence TTGATTAATAAATTATTAAAAAAGAATATTTCAAAAAAAAGTAAATCGAAAAAAAATATTTTATCTTTTCTAAAAAAGAAGAAAGAAATTCATACTTTGGAAACTATATATATAGCCTCAATGCTTTCTATGGTTTGCGGTTATGTGGACGCTTATACTTATATAACGAAAGACGGAATTTTTGCATACGCTCAAACGGGAAATATAATATTTCTTGCAATGAATTTAGCGAAAGGCAAATTTTATGACGCTATAAATTGTCTGTTTCCAATATTGTCTTTTATATGCGGAATTTGGTTCGCTCAATTTATAAAAAAAATTACAAACGAAAAGCATATAATAGAATGGGGTTATATTATTTTATTAATCAATACGATTATACTTTTTATGGTTGGAATGTTTTCAAGAAGTTTCCCAAACGCTTTAATGGTTAGTTCCGTTTCTTTTATATCCGCGGTTCATATGACAACTTTTAATAAAGTAGAAGGGCTTTCCTATGTTTCGACTATGTGCACGGGAAATTTGCGTTCTGCTTCGGAGCATTTATTTGATTATTTATTTAGAAAAAATAAAAATAAAAAAGAAGAACATATTAAAAGCGTAAAAAATGGATTTATTTATTTGACTATTATTTTGTCTTTTACTTTAGGCGCTTATTTAGGTTCTTTATTTACCAATAAATTTGGAACTAAATCGGTTTGGATTGCTGCGGGAGTTTTAATGTTTGTAAATAGTTTTATGTTTTTTGAAGAGGTTTGA
- the dnaK gene encoding molecular chaperone DnaK, with product MSKIIGIDLGTTNSCVSIMEGGKPVVITNSEGNRTTPSIVAFTNKGEVLVGQPAKNQMVTNPENTIFSIKRFMGNTYNEVTEERSRMPYTVLEEDGKVKIKTLEGNFTPQEISARILQKMKQTAEEYLGETVTDAIITVPAYFNDSQRQSTKDAGRIAGLNVLRIINEPTAAALAYGIEKKKDEKIAVYDLGGGTFDISILELADGLFEVKSTNGDTHLGGDDFDHAVIDWLISEFKKEQGIDLNNDKMALQRLKEAAEKAKKELSSSLQTDINLPYLTADASGPKHLNVSLTRSKFEELIRDLVEKTRIPCEKAMQDAGLTLNDIDEVILVGGSTRIPLVQETVKNVFNKEPNKSVNPDEAVAMGAAVQGGIIRGDVKDVLLLDVTPLSLGIETEGSVMTVLINRNTTIPTHKNQVFSTAADNQPSVTIRVLQGERKMANDNRELGRFDLVGIPPAPRGVPQIDVSFDIDANGIVHVSAKDLGTGKEQKIRIESSSGLSEEEINRMVQDAEKHAEEDKKKKEEVEAKNNADHMIYQTEKLLKESGDKLQPSDKSEIESKVSALKSAIESNNTDNIKKSTDELQASWSKASETLYKQGQQAGGQTEQQSQANETTEDTGRKDESVVDADYEVVDDNDKK from the coding sequence ATGAGTAAAATAATAGGAATAGATTTAGGAACTACGAATTCATGCGTATCCATAATGGAAGGCGGAAAACCCGTAGTTATAACGAATAGCGAAGGAAATAGAACTACTCCTTCAATAGTCGCTTTTACCAATAAAGGCGAGGTTTTAGTCGGACAACCAGCTAAAAACCAAATGGTAACGAATCCCGAAAATACTATATTTTCAATAAAAAGATTTATGGGAAACACTTATAATGAAGTAACCGAAGAGCGTTCGAGAATGCCTTATACCGTTTTAGAAGAAGACGGAAAAGTAAAAATAAAAACTTTAGAAGGCAATTTTACTCCTCAAGAGATAAGCGCTAGAATACTTCAAAAAATGAAACAAACGGCGGAAGAATATTTAGGAGAAACAGTAACGGACGCCATTATTACCGTGCCAGCTTATTTTAATGATAGTCAAAGACAATCTACAAAAGACGCGGGTAGAATTGCGGGGCTTAATGTTTTGAGAATAATTAACGAACCTACCGCAGCCGCTTTGGCTTATGGAATAGAGAAAAAGAAAGACGAAAAAATAGCCGTTTACGATTTGGGAGGCGGAACTTTCGATATATCTATATTGGAATTGGCTGACGGTTTATTTGAAGTAAAAAGCACAAACGGAGATACGCATTTGGGAGGAGATGATTTCGACCATGCGGTAATCGATTGGCTTATAAGCGAATTCAAAAAAGAACAAGGCATAGATTTAAATAACGATAAAATGGCTTTGCAGAGATTAAAAGAAGCCGCAGAAAAAGCGAAAAAAGAACTTTCAAGCTCATTACAAACCGATATTAATTTGCCTTATTTGACAGCGGACGCGTCTGGTCCTAAACATTTGAATGTGTCTTTGACTAGGTCTAAATTTGAAGAGCTTATAAGAGATTTAGTTGAAAAAACTAGAATCCCTTGCGAAAAAGCTATGCAAGATGCGGGATTAACTTTAAACGATATAGACGAGGTTATATTGGTTGGAGGTTCTACGAGAATTCCTTTAGTTCAAGAAACCGTTAAAAATGTATTTAATAAAGAGCCAAATAAAAGCGTAAATCCTGACGAAGCGGTTGCAATGGGAGCGGCAGTTCAAGGCGGAATAATAAGAGGCGATGTTAAAGATGTTCTTCTTTTGGATGTAACTCCTCTTTCTTTGGGAATTGAAACGGAAGGAAGCGTAATGACTGTTTTAATAAATAGAAATACAACAATTCCTACGCATAAGAATCAGGTATTTTCAACAGCGGCGGATAATCAGCCTTCGGTAACTATAAGAGTTTTACAAGGCGAAAGAAAAATGGCAAACGATAATAGAGAGCTTGGCAGATTTGATTTGGTTGGAATACCGCCAGCGCCGAGAGGAGTTCCTCAAATAGATGTCTCTTTTGATATTGACGCTAACGGAATAGTGCATGTATCGGCTAAAGATTTGGGAACGGGAAAAGAGCAGAAAATAAGAATAGAATCTTCAAGCGGATTGAGTGAAGAAGAAATTAACAGAATGGTGCAAGACGCAGAAAAACATGCAGAAGAGGATAAAAAGAAAAAAGAAGAAGTTGAAGCTAAAAATAACGCGGACCATATGATTTATCAAACGGAAAAATTATTAAAAGAATCGGGAGATAAATTACAGCCTTCGGATAAATCCGAAATTGAATCTAAAGTGTCGGCTTTAAAATCGGCAATAGAATCAAATAATACGGATAATATTAAAAAGTCTACGGATGAACTTCAGGCTTCTTGGAGTAAAGCGTCAGAAACTCTTTATAAACAAGGACAGCAAGCGGGAGGACAAACCGAACAACAAAGTCAGGCAAATGAAACTACGGAAGATACGGGAAGAAAAGACGAATCCGTTGTAGACGCCGATTACGAGGTTGTTGACGATAATGATAAAAAGTAA
- a CDS encoding nucleotide exchange factor GrpE: MEEAKMENSEELQEVNEAIEKYKNIETEEELKNNKENKENANEDDNNEENELSKKIEELENQNADLKDKYMRAMAETENIRKRAAKEKIDTIKRANKDLLLSLLNFMDNFERAIKAGENNNDIQNSEYYKGIELIHKQFIDFIHDNGVEEIECLGEEFDPNLHEALTVIEVPDCEHEKIVKVYAKGYKLNDELLRTAKVIVGKPKAKE; the protein is encoded by the coding sequence ATGGAAGAAGCAAAAATGGAAAATAGCGAAGAATTGCAAGAAGTAAACGAAGCTATCGAAAAATATAAAAATATTGAAACCGAAGAAGAATTAAAAAATAATAAAGAAAATAAAGAAAATGCGAACGAAGATGATAATAATGAAGAAAACGAATTAAGTAAAAAAATTGAAGAATTGGAAAATCAAAACGCCGATTTGAAAGATAAATATATGCGAGCTATGGCGGAAACTGAAAATATTAGAAAGAGAGCGGCGAAAGAAAAAATTGACACTATTAAAAGAGCGAATAAAGATTTATTATTATCTCTTTTGAATTTTATGGATAATTTTGAGCGAGCAATAAAAGCGGGAGAAAATAATAACGATATACAAAATAGCGAATATTATAAAGGAATAGAATTGATACATAAACAGTTTATAGATTTTATTCATGATAACGGAGTCGAGGAAATAGAATGCTTGGGCGAGGAGTTCGACCCTAATTTGCATGAGGCTTTGACTGTGATTGAAGTTCCCGATTGCGAGCATGAAAAAATTGTAAAAGTTTATGCTAAAGGATATAAATTAAACGATGAGCTTTTGAGAACGGCTAAAGTTATAGTCGGAAAACCGAAAGCTAAAGAATAA
- the dnaA gene encoding chromosomal replication initiator protein DnaA, whose protein sequence is MERLKTCYNEFLEILGRNEEYKAVALLKGSAFTIDTNNKPTIVCSGDFAASHIKINFLKRIEDFFKDKCGDNIDINVIVDAKFVKENNIEEEIIIDEKITNENIIKSNNINIEKNIEKSNLNKKFRFDNFIQGNNNKYVFEAAKLVSSKPGIEYNPLYIYGSVGIGKTHILQAIGNNYLEIKPNAKVCYIDGSGFRDEYIHGLQIKKPDIFKRKYKSLDMFLLDDLQLLESAQETSKELFEIFQVLDNAGKQMVFVSDKPPKELRNIEARLKNRFEKSLILSIEPPQYETRLAIIERKINDLNTSIDEEIMKYMAENITTDVRKIEGAIRSYLSVRDIMKITPNIEQCEEMNIFKDYFTSKPKLQNATIREIKKRVSDYYEIEISLLDSKDRTKFISKARHIAMYLACEYSKKSVTEIGLDFNRDHASVIHARDKVKEELKANTHLSVEIDQIISSFNISR, encoded by the coding sequence ATGGAAAGACTTAAAACTTGTTATAATGAATTTTTAGAAATTCTCGGAAGAAACGAAGAATACAAAGCCGTAGCGTTGCTTAAAGGTTCGGCATTTACGATAGACACAAATAATAAACCGACTATAGTATGCTCGGGAGATTTTGCAGCCTCTCATATTAAAATAAATTTTCTTAAAAGAATTGAGGATTTTTTTAAAGATAAATGCGGAGATAATATAGATATAAATGTTATAGTCGATGCAAAATTTGTTAAAGAAAATAACATTGAAGAAGAAATTATTATTGATGAAAAAATTACAAATGAAAATATTATTAAATCTAATAATATAAACATAGAAAAAAATATTGAAAAATCTAATTTAAATAAAAAATTTCGTTTTGATAATTTTATTCAAGGCAATAATAATAAATATGTTTTTGAAGCTGCCAAATTAGTATCTTCAAAACCTGGAATAGAATATAATCCGCTTTATATTTATGGAAGCGTTGGAATTGGTAAAACTCATATACTTCAAGCGATAGGAAATAATTATTTGGAAATAAAACCTAACGCTAAAGTTTGTTATATTGACGGAAGCGGTTTTAGAGACGAATATATTCATGGACTTCAAATTAAAAAGCCCGATATTTTCAAAAGAAAATATAAATCTCTTGATATGTTTTTGCTTGACGATTTACAACTTCTTGAAAGCGCTCAAGAAACTTCAAAAGAGCTTTTTGAAATTTTTCAGGTTTTAGATAATGCGGGAAAACAGATGGTTTTTGTAAGCGATAAACCGCCGAAAGAATTGAGAAATATTGAAGCGAGACTTAAAAATAGATTTGAAAAAAGTTTAATATTGTCGATAGAGCCTCCGCAATATGAAACGAGACTTGCAATTATAGAGAGAAAAATTAATGATTTAAATACTTCCATTGACGAAGAGATTATGAAATATATGGCGGAAAATATTACAACCGATGTTAGAAAAATCGAAGGCGCTATAAGAAGCTATTTATCGGTTAGAGATATAATGAAAATAACTCCAAATATTGAACAATGCGAAGAGATGAATATTTTTAAAGATTATTTTACAAGCAAACCAAAATTGCAAAACGCCACTATTAGAGAAATAAAAAAGCGAGTTTCAGATTATTACGAAATAGAAATTTCTTTACTTGACAGCAAGGACAGAACAAAATTTATATCGAAAGCGAGACATATTGCAATGTATTTGGCATGCGAATATTCTAAAAAATCGGTTACAGAAATTGGATTAGATTTTAATAGAGACCATGCTTCCGTAATTCATGCAAGAGATAAAGTTAAAGAAGAATTAAAGGCAAATACTCATTTATCGGTAGAGATTGACCAAATAATATCAAGTTTTAATATTAGTAGATAA
- a CDS encoding YifB family Mg chelatase-like AAA ATPase, translated as MHTKIYSESLYGIDGIPIIIEVNISEGLPKFDVVGLPDQAVNEAKERVIAAINNSGRFFPPKRITINLAPADIKKAGSLYDLAFALGILSSSAQIFFDDSMEKTIILGELALDGSVREIKGIFSMLLNAKENGIKSAIIPLKNLEEADIVEGLNLYPVKNLKEAIDSIEGKKSPIISKGKFNFKEDEEENIDFSDVKGQEYAKRAAMIAAAGGHNFIMIGSPGCGKTLIAKRIPTILPPLTFEEALEVTKIYSSYGLLSKNMPIVKKRPFRIPHHTSSYVSLVGGGRNIKAGEITLAHNGVLFLDEFVEFQSSALQTLREPMEERVITISRANGSISFPANFTLIAAMNPCPCGYYGDEKHICRCSEMTRKRYIAKLSGPILDRIDISIEVRAVDYNKMIGKCDGESSASMRNVVIDARKKQEKRFKENGLKIFSNALMGIKETQKFCIMDDKAKNLLNLAIEKFSMSARSYDKILKVSRTIADLEDKDIIGIEHITEALQYRFNLN; from the coding sequence ATGCATACAAAAATATATTCTGAATCTCTTTACGGAATTGACGGAATACCAATAATAATAGAAGTTAACATTTCGGAAGGTTTGCCTAAATTTGATGTCGTTGGACTTCCCGACCAAGCGGTTAATGAAGCTAAAGAGAGAGTAATTGCGGCTATAAATAATAGCGGTAGATTTTTTCCGCCGAAGAGAATTACAATAAATCTTGCACCCGCCGATATAAAAAAAGCGGGCAGTTTATACGATTTGGCATTTGCTTTAGGAATATTATCTTCAAGCGCTCAAATATTTTTTGACGATTCTATGGAAAAAACTATTATACTTGGAGAACTTGCTTTAGACGGAAGCGTTAGAGAAATTAAAGGAATTTTTTCAATGCTATTAAATGCAAAAGAAAACGGCATAAAAAGCGCGATAATTCCGTTAAAAAATTTAGAAGAAGCCGATATAGTCGAAGGATTAAATTTATATCCAGTAAAAAACTTAAAAGAAGCGATTGATTCTATCGAAGGAAAGAAAAGCCCTATAATTTCAAAAGGAAAATTTAATTTTAAAGAAGACGAAGAAGAGAATATAGATTTTTCCGATGTTAAAGGACAAGAATATGCAAAAAGAGCGGCAATGATAGCGGCTGCGGGCGGACATAACTTTATTATGATTGGCTCGCCAGGTTGCGGTAAAACATTAATCGCTAAAAGAATTCCAACTATTCTTCCGCCATTAACTTTTGAAGAGGCTTTAGAAGTGACAAAAATTTATTCTTCTTACGGACTTTTGTCAAAAAATATGCCTATAGTAAAAAAGCGTCCTTTTAGAATTCCTCATCATACTTCTTCTTATGTAAGTCTTGTCGGAGGAGGAAGAAATATAAAAGCGGGCGAGATAACTTTAGCTCATAACGGAGTTTTATTTTTAGACGAATTTGTAGAATTTCAAAGTTCCGCTTTGCAAACTTTAAGAGAGCCTATGGAAGAGAGAGTAATAACTATAAGCAGAGCTAACGGAAGCATAAGTTTTCCCGCTAATTTTACTTTAATCGCCGCAATGAATCCTTGTCCTTGCGGATATTACGGAGACGAAAAACATATTTGCCGATGTTCTGAAATGACAAGAAAAAGATATATAGCAAAATTATCGGGACCGATTTTAGATAGAATAGATATTTCAATCGAAGTTAGAGCGGTTGATTATAATAAAATGATTGGAAAATGCGATGGCGAAAGTTCGGCTTCTATGCGAAATGTCGTAATTGATGCAAGAAAAAAACAAGAAAAACGATTCAAAGAAAACGGACTTAAAATATTTTCAAACGCTTTAATGGGAATAAAAGAAACTCAAAAATTTTGCATAATGGACGATAAGGCGAAAAATCTGCTTAATTTGGCTATTGAAAAATTTTCTATGAGCGCAAGAAGTTACGATAAAATTTTAAAAGTTTCAAGAACGATTGCCGATTTGGAAGATAAAGATATAATTGGAATAGAACATATAACGGAAGCTTTGCAATATAGATTTAATTTAAATTGA